One Parasphingorhabdus cellanae genomic region harbors:
- a CDS encoding AtpZ/AtpI family protein, with protein sequence MDPVSLMDDDAKIDALKKRIDQATSEEAVRSGKTQKGVDDNYRLGNRVLADLIAGIGGGALVGWVLDHFIGTSPWLLLVFLFLGIIVAFRNIIKLSNESAKKHK encoded by the coding sequence ATGGACCCGGTAAGTCTGATGGACGATGATGCTAAGATAGACGCGTTAAAAAAGCGGATCGATCAAGCGACGTCGGAAGAAGCCGTTAGATCAGGCAAAACCCAAAAAGGGGTCGATGATAATTATCGGCTCGGAAACCGGGTTTTGGCGGATTTGATTGCGGGTATTGGTGGCGGTGCATTGGTCGGCTGGGTGCTGGACCATTTTATCGGAACCTCGCCTTGGCTTCTTTTGGTATTCCTGTTTCTAGGGATCATCGTGGCGTTCAGAAATATTATTAAACTCTCAAATGAGAGCGCAAAAAAGCACAAGTGA
- a CDS encoding F0F1 ATP synthase subunit A, whose product MATEEGKIDPMYQFEVQTIFEGFSLGGQQIALTNSAVWMMFSVAALWAFMLGGMKRELVPGRWQMMVEGFTGFIDNMMDANIGPAGRKYAPYVFSLFMFILFSNVLGLLPVGVLGLHPFTVTSHLTVTGVLAIISFSIVLIVGFAKHKLHFFSLFVPHGTPLPMIPFIFIVELLSFLVRPFSLALRLFVAMTAGHILLKVLAGFVINSSNAGAGYGVLVGIPSFALMIGISALELLVAVVQAYVFALLTSLYINDAENLH is encoded by the coding sequence GTGGCGACTGAAGAAGGTAAAATCGATCCAATGTACCAGTTCGAGGTACAGACGATTTTTGAGGGCTTTTCGTTGGGCGGTCAACAGATCGCTTTAACCAATAGCGCCGTATGGATGATGTTTTCCGTAGCCGCTTTATGGGCTTTTATGCTTGGCGGTATGAAGCGCGAGCTCGTGCCGGGGCGCTGGCAAATGATGGTCGAGGGCTTTACCGGCTTTATCGACAATATGATGGATGCGAATATCGGTCCGGCTGGCCGGAAATATGCGCCTTATGTATTTTCGCTCTTTATGTTCATATTATTTTCCAACGTTTTGGGCCTGCTGCCGGTAGGCGTGCTGGGTCTGCATCCCTTTACAGTGACCAGTCATTTGACGGTGACCGGTGTATTGGCAATTATCAGCTTCTCGATTGTTTTGATCGTTGGTTTTGCCAAGCATAAGCTTCACTTTTTCTCACTATTCGTTCCGCATGGCACGCCACTCCCAATGATTCCGTTTATTTTCATTGTTGAGCTATTGTCCTTCCTGGTTCGTCCTTTCAGCCTTGCACTGCGTTTGTTTGTAGCCATGACTGCGGGCCACATATTGCTGAAGGTTTTGGCGGGCTTTGTCATCAACAGTTCCAACGCAGGCGCCGGTTATGGCGTGCTCGTCGGTATCCCAAGTTTTGCGCTAATGATTGGTATTAGTGCTCTCGAATTGCTGGTGGCGGTTGTGCAGGCCTATGTGTTTGCGTTGCTGACATCGCTTTACATAAATGATGCAGAAAACCTGCATTGA
- a CDS encoding F0F1 ATP synthase subunit C: MDAEAAKLLGAGLAAIGAGVAAVGVGNVFGSFLESALRNPSAADGQQGRLFIGFAAAELLGLLAFVVAMILIFVA; encoded by the coding sequence ATGGACGCAGAAGCAGCAAAATTATTGGGCGCAGGTCTGGCAGCAATTGGTGCCGGTGTAGCCGCCGTAGGTGTGGGTAACGTATTCGGAAGCTTCCTGGAAAGCGCATTGCGCAATCCATCAGCTGCTGACGGCCAACAGGGCCGTTTGTTCATCGGCTTTGCCGCTGCCGAGCTTTTGGGTCTGCTGGCATTTGTTGTCGCAATGATCCTGATTTTCGTTGCCTAA
- a CDS encoding F0F1 ATP synthase subunit B family protein, protein MPQIDQIAATYGSQIFWLLLTFGITFFVIGLGMFPKIQGTVDARDKRIADDLEAARAANVTADELEESYRVKMENDRSEAQALVEASKAKANAAAEKRKDKANADIATKLAAAEADIKARAGEALKEIEGVSAEVAQDMVAKISGAKVTKAAALKETKAALKHG, encoded by the coding sequence ATGCCACAAATTGATCAAATCGCCGCAACCTATGGATCTCAGATTTTCTGGCTTTTGCTGACATTCGGGATTACATTTTTTGTCATCGGTTTAGGCATGTTTCCGAAAATTCAAGGTACGGTTGATGCCCGGGATAAGCGGATTGCCGATGATCTTGAAGCGGCGCGTGCCGCTAATGTGACAGCGGACGAACTGGAAGAAAGCTACCGTGTCAAAATGGAAAATGACCGTAGCGAAGCGCAGGCCCTGGTAGAAGCGAGCAAGGCGAAGGCCAATGCCGCTGCGGAAAAGCGCAAAGATAAAGCCAATGCTGATATTGCCACCAAACTGGCGGCAGCAGAAGCGGACATCAAGGCGCGTGCCGGCGAAGCGTTAAAAGAGATTGAAGGCGTTTCCGCCGAAGTGGCGCAGGATATGGTTGCCAAAATTTCCGGTGCGAAAGTAACCAAAGCGGCAGCATTGAAAGAAACAAAGGCAGCTTTGAAACATGGTTGA
- a CDS encoding F0F1 ATP synthase subunit B family protein has protein sequence MVEAQAQTDQSSSGPEAMDAASETVAERLDTPLDNEPMPVTGVEALETGSTDAHVSPAVFGLDATVFVSLSMLVVVALVLWKKVPALIGASLDKKIADIREQLDEAKKLREESEELRAKYESRLRAADDEAAEILAQAESEAELVVADAKKATTDLIARRKKMAEDKIAAAERAAVADVRAKAASAATVAAQNLIAAKHDAAADKSLIDKTISDLGTKLN, from the coding sequence ATGGTTGAAGCACAAGCACAGACAGATCAATCCAGTTCCGGACCAGAGGCCATGGACGCGGCGTCTGAAACGGTAGCAGAGCGGCTTGATACGCCGTTGGATAACGAACCTATGCCTGTTACCGGAGTGGAAGCGCTGGAAACAGGATCAACCGACGCGCATGTTTCGCCAGCGGTATTCGGTTTGGATGCAACCGTTTTTGTATCATTGTCGATGTTGGTTGTCGTTGCCCTAGTGCTTTGGAAAAAGGTGCCGGCGCTTATTGGTGCATCACTGGACAAGAAAATCGCCGATATTCGTGAGCAATTGGACGAAGCGAAAAAGCTGCGTGAAGAATCCGAAGAGCTGCGCGCAAAATATGAATCCCGTTTGCGAGCTGCCGACGACGAAGCAGCTGAAATCTTGGCGCAAGCAGAAAGCGAAGCCGAATTGGTGGTTGCGGATGCCAAAAAAGCCACGACCGATCTTATCGCTCGCCGCAAAAAAATGGCCGAAGATAAAATTGCCGCTGCCGAACGTGCCGCGGTTGCCGATGTTCGGGCAAAAGCAGCCAGTGCGGCCACGGTTGCGGCGCAGAACTTAATTGCCGCAAAGCATGATGCAGCTGCAGACAAGAGCCTGATCGACAAAACGATCAGCGATTTGGGTACTAAACTTAACTAA
- the uvrC gene encoding excinuclease ABC subunit UvrC, which yields MSGPQSPDRFNEDKATYAVRGNETPDLETGMAAIRETLNTLPTRPGVYRMQDSRGDVLYVGKARSLKNRVGSYVQMNRLPHRLLRMVAQTRSMTIVTTGSEAEALLLEAQLIKKFRPAYNVLLRDDKSFPFILLREDHDFPRIQKHRGAQKAKGRYFGPFASAGSVNQTLNALQKLFLLRSCTDSFFNNRSRPCLLYQIKRCSAPCVDRISKNDYAELVEDSRNFLSGKSTEVQQKLGAQMEKAAEDLDFEMAALYRDRLKALTFIQGNQAVNAAGLPDADIFALAAKGSTVCVQAFFIRGGQNWGHRSFFPAHTTHVEIEEVFSSFLMQFYDRMPPPKLVLLDRELPDEALLSEALGTRADYKVSVSKPQRGDRLKLLKQASRNAEEALDRRLAESSTQAKIMREMVDLLELETVPDRIEIYDNSHIQGTNMVGGMVVAGPEGFRKNAYRKFNIKNPDTKPGDDFAMMREVLERRFARAQKEDPDREKGEWPDLVLIDGGKGQMSAAKDALAEIGVEDVNMIGVSKGPDRNAGRETFHFIDGRELNLPINSPVLFYLQRLRDEAHRFAIGAHRQKRAKTVGHSSLDDVPGIGPARKKAMLLHFGTARAVKNASLEDLQGAPGVSATVAQKVYDYFHG from the coding sequence ATGTCAGGCCCACAATCTCCCGACCGTTTTAACGAAGACAAGGCGACCTATGCCGTACGCGGCAATGAAACACCGGACCTTGAAACGGGCATGGCGGCGATCCGTGAGACCTTAAATACACTACCGACCCGACCGGGCGTCTACAGGATGCAGGATAGTCGCGGCGATGTCCTTTACGTCGGCAAGGCCCGTTCCCTGAAAAACCGGGTCGGGTCCTATGTCCAGATGAACCGACTACCGCACAGATTGCTTCGTATGGTCGCGCAAACCCGGTCCATGACCATCGTGACGACGGGCAGCGAGGCAGAAGCACTGCTGCTTGAAGCGCAGTTGATTAAAAAATTTCGTCCCGCCTATAATGTGCTACTGCGCGACGACAAAAGCTTTCCCTTCATCTTGTTACGCGAGGATCATGACTTTCCGCGTATCCAGAAACATCGCGGGGCGCAAAAAGCGAAGGGCAGATATTTCGGACCCTTTGCCAGCGCAGGATCAGTCAATCAAACGCTGAACGCTTTGCAAAAGCTGTTTCTACTCAGATCCTGTACCGACAGTTTTTTCAACAACCGCTCGCGGCCTTGCTTGCTCTATCAAATCAAACGCTGCTCGGCGCCTTGCGTGGACCGGATTTCCAAGAATGATTATGCAGAGTTGGTTGAGGATTCGCGCAACTTCCTCTCTGGAAAATCTACGGAGGTGCAACAAAAACTGGGCGCGCAGATGGAGAAAGCGGCGGAAGATCTCGATTTCGAGATGGCGGCGCTTTATCGCGACCGCTTAAAGGCGCTTACCTTCATTCAGGGTAATCAGGCTGTTAACGCTGCAGGTCTGCCAGACGCAGATATATTCGCGCTGGCGGCCAAGGGTTCTACGGTTTGCGTACAGGCGTTTTTTATCCGCGGTGGGCAGAATTGGGGGCATCGCAGCTTCTTTCCGGCGCATACAACCCATGTTGAGATCGAAGAGGTGTTCTCCAGTTTCCTGATGCAATTTTATGATCGGATGCCGCCGCCGAAACTGGTATTGCTGGATCGCGAACTGCCTGATGAGGCTTTGTTGTCGGAAGCGCTTGGTACCCGCGCGGATTACAAGGTTAGCGTTTCAAAGCCCCAGCGGGGTGATCGCTTGAAGCTGCTCAAACAAGCGAGCCGAAACGCTGAGGAGGCGCTGGACCGGCGTTTGGCCGAATCATCTACCCAAGCGAAGATTATGCGTGAAATGGTCGATCTGCTGGAACTGGAAACAGTGCCAGACCGCATCGAGATTTACGATAACAGTCATATTCAAGGAACAAATATGGTCGGCGGTATGGTTGTTGCCGGGCCCGAGGGTTTTCGTAAAAATGCTTATCGCAAGTTCAACATCAAAAACCCTGACACCAAGCCCGGTGATGATTTCGCGATGATGCGAGAGGTGCTCGAACGGCGTTTCGCGCGTGCCCAAAAAGAGGATCCGGATCGGGAGAAGGGTGAATGGCCGGATCTCGTTCTGATCGACGGCGGTAAGGGGCAGATGAGTGCTGCGAAGGACGCGCTAGCGGAAATTGGAGTCGAAGATGTCAATATGATCGGCGTGTCCAAGGGGCCGGATCGCAATGCTGGGCGCGAGACTTTTCATTTTATCGACGGCCGAGAACTGAACTTGCCGATTAACAGCCCGGTGCTGTTTTACCTTCAACGCTTGCGCGACGAAGCACACAGGTTCGCGATTGGCGCGCATCGTCAGAAACGCGCTAAAACCGTTGGTCACAGTTCGCTCGATGATGTGCCGGGTATCGGTCCGGCTCGGAAAAAGGCGATGTTGCTGCATTTCGGAACCGCGCGGGCTGTGAAGAATGCATCGTTGGAAGACCTGCAGGGTGCACCCGGAGTTTCTGCAACTGTGGCGCAAAAAGTATATGACTATTTCCATGGCTAG
- the recO gene encoding DNA repair protein RecO, whose translation MASLRTSAIICSVRQHGEHGAVVRSLTPRNGLMAGYVRGARSRTMRPVLIPSNIVQADYRVRTEAQLASMTAELQQSRGPYLGEPLASSALGWVTALTAAILPEEQNYPQLHSALSALLDAICGAPSAKGWAVALVRYELLLLSELGFGLSLDRCAVTGSADDLVYISPKSATAVSQGAGQIYKDRLLPLPDFLKGTASPEWDDIFDGLKVTGFFLKRHFFEDSRNDVMAARSVLVDRLKRVVA comes from the coding sequence ATGGCTAGCCTGCGAACCTCTGCGATTATCTGTTCCGTCCGGCAACATGGCGAACATGGTGCGGTGGTGCGCTCACTGACCCCGAGAAATGGATTGATGGCGGGCTATGTACGCGGTGCACGTTCACGAACGATGCGACCGGTGTTGATTCCTTCCAACATCGTGCAAGCCGATTATCGCGTGCGGACCGAGGCTCAACTCGCGTCGATGACGGCCGAATTGCAGCAAAGCCGGGGGCCGTATCTTGGGGAGCCTTTGGCCAGTTCCGCGCTGGGCTGGGTAACCGCGCTGACCGCTGCGATATTACCGGAAGAGCAAAATTATCCGCAGCTTCACTCGGCTCTGTCTGCCTTGCTGGATGCAATATGCGGTGCGCCATCGGCCAAGGGTTGGGCTGTAGCGTTGGTGCGCTATGAGCTGTTATTGTTGTCAGAGCTGGGATTTGGCTTGTCGCTCGATAGATGCGCAGTGACGGGCAGCGCGGATGATTTGGTCTATATTAGTCCCAAAAGTGCGACAGCGGTAAGCCAAGGGGCAGGGCAGATTTACAAGGATAGGCTCTTACCGTTACCAGACTTTCTAAAGGGCACAGCGAGTCCTGAATGGGATGATATTTTTGATGGTTTGAAGGTCACAGGGTTTTTTCTCAAACGTCACTTTTTCGAAGACAGCCGGAATGACGTCATGGCGGCGCGCTCGGTTTTGGTAGATCGATTAAAAAGGGTGGTTGCCTAA